A genomic region of Kribbella sp. NBC_00382 contains the following coding sequences:
- a CDS encoding ABC transporter ATP-binding protein has protein sequence MITLEALSKRYGETTAVDALDLTVSPGQVTGFLGPNGAGKSTTMRMILGLDTATEGRALVDGRPYADWPAPLAKVGALLDAKALHPRRTARNHLIAMARSNGIPVSRVDEVLTIVGLDEVARKRAGQYSLGMGQRLGIAGALLGDPEVLMFDEPVNGLDPDGVRWVRRLMRRLAAEGRTVFVSSHLMSEMQLTADQLVVIGRGRLIADAPIADVIAGSSRTTVRIGIPSPADLAVLRDRLIVEAEQVETVPLLTPPHHPGQVPGQLIVTGVPAERVGDLAHELGVRLHELHTERASLEEAYMELTADSVEYGVVAG, from the coding sequence GTGATCACCCTCGAAGCACTCAGCAAGCGGTACGGCGAGACGACCGCCGTGGACGCGTTGGACCTGACCGTCTCGCCCGGCCAGGTGACCGGCTTCCTCGGCCCGAACGGCGCCGGCAAGTCGACCACGATGCGGATGATCCTCGGGCTCGACACGGCCACCGAAGGCCGCGCGCTTGTCGACGGACGCCCGTACGCCGATTGGCCGGCCCCACTCGCCAAGGTCGGCGCCCTGCTCGACGCCAAGGCGCTGCATCCCCGGCGGACGGCCCGCAACCACCTCATCGCGATGGCCCGCAGCAACGGGATCCCGGTCAGCCGGGTCGACGAGGTCCTGACGATCGTCGGGCTGGACGAGGTCGCCCGCAAGCGCGCCGGACAGTACTCCCTCGGCATGGGCCAGCGACTAGGGATCGCTGGCGCATTGCTGGGCGACCCTGAAGTACTGATGTTCGACGAGCCGGTGAACGGTCTCGATCCGGACGGCGTCCGCTGGGTACGCCGATTGATGCGCCGGCTCGCCGCTGAGGGGCGGACCGTCTTCGTGTCCAGCCACCTGATGAGCGAGATGCAATTGACGGCAGACCAGCTCGTCGTGATCGGTCGCGGCCGCTTGATCGCCGATGCGCCGATCGCCGACGTCATCGCGGGATCGTCCCGGACGACCGTGCGCATCGGGATTCCGTCGCCGGCCGACCTCGCCGTACTCCGGGACCGGCTGATCGTCGAGGCGGAACAGGTCGAGACTGTGCCATTGCTGACCCCACCCCACCACCCCGGTCAGGTACCCGGCCAGCTGATCGTCACCGGCGTACCGGCTGAGCGGGTTGGCGATCTCGCGCACGAGCTCGGAGTACGGCTGCATGAGCTGCATACCGAGCGGGCCTCGCTGGAGGAGGCCTACATGGAGCTCACCGCGGACAGCGTCGAGTACGGCGTGGTGGCGGGATGA
- a CDS encoding DedA family protein gives MSDAILHFTQELMSSWWIYLALFGFAALDGFFPAIPSETLVVTAGVFAATGGPNLYVVIAMAAAGAFLGDHVSYLLGRGAGGRLLDRLEPGTKRHKLSLWARNALDERGGLVLVVARYVPGGRTAVTLTMGAVRYPLRNFSLFAALATVSWGLYCSLVGYLGGKAFEDNPLKGVVLGIGLALGVTLIVEAIRHHRRTPEPQVEGQPELVEAGDR, from the coding sequence ATGAGCGACGCGATCCTGCACTTCACGCAGGAACTGATGTCGTCGTGGTGGATCTACCTGGCTCTGTTCGGCTTCGCTGCACTGGACGGGTTCTTCCCTGCGATCCCGAGCGAGACGCTTGTCGTCACGGCTGGCGTCTTCGCCGCGACTGGAGGGCCCAACCTGTACGTCGTGATCGCGATGGCTGCAGCCGGTGCGTTCCTCGGAGACCACGTCTCGTACTTGCTCGGCCGAGGTGCCGGCGGCAGGTTGCTCGACCGCCTCGAACCGGGAACGAAGCGGCACAAGCTGTCGCTGTGGGCGCGCAACGCCCTTGATGAGCGTGGCGGGTTAGTACTCGTCGTCGCTCGCTACGTCCCCGGCGGCCGGACCGCGGTGACGCTGACGATGGGCGCGGTCCGCTATCCCCTGCGCAACTTCTCCCTCTTCGCCGCGTTGGCCACTGTCAGCTGGGGCCTGTACTGCTCGCTGGTCGGCTACCTCGGCGGCAAGGCGTTCGAGGACAACCCGCTCAAGGGCGTCGTCCTCGGCATCGGCCTGGCGCTCGGCGTGACGCTGATCGTCGAAGCCATCCGCCACCACCGCCGGACCCCTGAACCTCAGGTCGAGGGTCAGCCCGAACTAGTCGAAGCAGGAGACCGATGA
- a CDS encoding ABC transporter permease, translating into MTTATITVQRRSSGLRGAIASEWTKLWTVRSSWLNIVAALVLTGLLAVQFGFSTAYDYENRAYEGVMDKSAVGGVAVSSMTIVQVVVAAFAMLLVTSEYATGSIRSTLQWTPVRRNVVLAKAIVLAPVLFIYTLLLSVVASITGGLAMGQWADWDLKTLVIDLLSVATYVTLAGLFAAGIAFIIRSTAGTLTAAFLLLIVIPMMMSQSSIRALIWLAALLPGGAGQNYLSSSTDPLSPTTSLLVLLTWAAGALYAGYTVLTRRDA; encoded by the coding sequence ATGACCACGGCAACCATCACGGTCCAGCGAAGGTCGAGCGGCCTGCGGGGCGCGATCGCGTCCGAGTGGACCAAACTCTGGACGGTCCGCTCGAGCTGGCTGAACATCGTCGCAGCCTTGGTGCTGACCGGACTGCTGGCTGTGCAGTTCGGCTTCTCGACCGCCTACGACTACGAGAACCGCGCGTACGAAGGGGTCATGGACAAGTCGGCTGTCGGCGGGGTGGCGGTCTCGTCGATGACGATCGTGCAGGTCGTCGTCGCGGCGTTCGCGATGCTGCTGGTCACCTCGGAGTACGCGACCGGCAGCATCCGCTCAACGCTGCAATGGACTCCGGTACGCCGGAACGTAGTACTCGCCAAGGCGATCGTCCTGGCCCCGGTGCTGTTCATCTACACCTTGCTGCTCAGCGTCGTCGCGTCGATCACCGGCGGCCTGGCGATGGGCCAGTGGGCCGACTGGGACCTGAAGACGCTGGTCATCGACCTGCTCTCGGTCGCTACCTACGTCACCCTCGCGGGGCTCTTCGCCGCCGGCATCGCCTTCATCATCAGAAGCACCGCCGGCACCCTCACGGCAGCCTTCCTGCTCCTGATCGTCATCCCGATGATGATGAGCCAGAGCAGCATCCGGGCCCTCATCTGGCTAGCCGCCCTACTCCCCGGCGGCGCCGGCCAGAACTACCTCTCCAGCTCCACCGATCCCCTATCCCCCACAACCAGCCTCCTGGTCCTGCTCACCTGGGCAGCCGGAGCCCTCTACGCCGGCTACACAGTCCTCACCCGCCGCGACGCCTGA
- a CDS encoding chromosome partitioning protein — protein MTDSHNSGQHKDREAAAAEVRRMWQPTPSWTQPDPNPAPTTPPPPPPPAQNKPPVSSQATPDPDEVEDEAVEEEQSDALSQEFPGDSWSQPAETPSAAPDPWTKPAAEPAADAWTQQPAAEPAAEARTKPEPAADPWSKSAGYEPTGESWTRSGTPEPAADPWTQPTQEPAGQQSPQLSPAAQHFFPQGIPGQGAPQPDRQVSYRADELLQALPLPREAPAEKGVRSVLRLRPGTSERLERIARATAATAFRRPVTVTIANPKGGSGKTPTTLLLAGALGQARGGGVVAWDNNELRGNMHLRTHDTNSRSTVTDLLQAMQMLTQPDARLGDVGAYLRHQVSGQYDVLTSATTTYAQIEAKDFDQIHRLLSRFYKVLVIDTGNNEGSSNWREAMKASDVLVIPIKWKSLSCAAAVQMLEELDHQGPDAQRLIRRAVIAVSNGPGDVNKEVEKQLRPYFESRAAAVVDIPTDPHIAAEGPLDHSALQPATRRAALELAAKVAEQVTIALNVPR, from the coding sequence GTGACCGACTCGCACAACTCCGGACAGCACAAGGACCGGGAAGCGGCTGCGGCCGAGGTCCGGAGGATGTGGCAGCCGACCCCGTCCTGGACCCAGCCGGATCCCAACCCAGCTCCCACCACGCCACCGCCCCCACCGCCGCCTGCGCAGAACAAACCGCCGGTGAGCAGCCAGGCGACTCCCGACCCGGACGAGGTCGAGGACGAGGCCGTGGAGGAGGAGCAGTCGGACGCGCTGTCCCAGGAGTTCCCTGGCGACTCGTGGTCCCAGCCTGCCGAGACACCCAGCGCCGCCCCGGACCCGTGGACCAAGCCGGCCGCAGAGCCCGCAGCCGACGCCTGGACCCAGCAGCCGGCCGCGGAGCCTGCCGCAGAAGCACGGACCAAGCCGGAGCCTGCTGCGGACCCGTGGAGCAAGTCAGCCGGGTATGAGCCGACAGGGGAGTCCTGGACCAGGTCCGGTACGCCGGAGCCGGCAGCGGACCCGTGGACGCAGCCCACCCAGGAGCCAGCCGGTCAGCAGTCGCCGCAGCTGTCCCCGGCCGCGCAGCACTTCTTCCCGCAAGGCATTCCCGGCCAGGGAGCGCCGCAGCCGGATCGCCAGGTCTCGTACCGCGCAGACGAGCTGCTGCAGGCTCTGCCGTTGCCGCGGGAAGCTCCTGCCGAGAAGGGCGTTCGCAGCGTACTGCGGTTGCGCCCGGGCACCTCTGAGCGGCTGGAGCGCATTGCTCGCGCTACTGCGGCGACTGCCTTCCGGCGGCCCGTCACGGTGACGATCGCCAACCCGAAGGGCGGATCGGGCAAGACGCCGACCACGCTGCTGCTGGCCGGCGCGCTCGGTCAGGCCCGTGGTGGCGGGGTAGTGGCCTGGGACAACAATGAGCTGCGCGGCAACATGCACCTGCGTACGCATGACACCAACAGCCGCTCGACCGTGACGGATCTGCTGCAGGCGATGCAAATGCTCACCCAGCCGGATGCGCGGCTCGGCGATGTCGGTGCGTACCTGCGTCATCAGGTGTCGGGGCAGTACGACGTACTGACGTCCGCGACGACGACGTACGCGCAGATCGAGGCGAAGGACTTCGACCAGATCCACCGGCTGCTGAGCCGCTTCTACAAGGTGCTGGTCATCGACACCGGCAACAACGAGGGTTCCAGCAACTGGCGCGAGGCGATGAAGGCGTCCGACGTCCTGGTCATCCCGATCAAGTGGAAGAGCCTGTCCTGCGCCGCCGCCGTGCAGATGCTGGAGGAGCTCGACCACCAGGGTCCGGACGCGCAGCGGTTGATCCGCCGCGCGGTCATTGCGGTCAGCAACGGCCCCGGCGACGTCAACAAGGAGGTCGAGAAGCAGCTCCGCCCGTACTTCGAATCGCGCGCAGCCGCCGTGGTCGACATCCCCACCGACCCCCACATCGCCGCCGAAGGCCCCCTGGACCACTCAGCCCTCCAGCCGGCCACCCGCCGCGCCGCACTCGAGCTGGCCGCCAAGGTCGCCGAACAAGTCACCATCGCACTCAACGTCCCTCGCTGA
- a CDS encoding response regulator transcription factor: protein MTIRVLLADDEAMVRAGVRAILGSDELIEVVAEAADGQEAIALTQRHRPDVAVLDIRMPRMDGLAAGAEIKRTVPETAVVMLTTFSEDAYIAKALGDGASGFLLKSGDPHELIAGLKAVAEGAAYLSPKIAHRVIAELGAGTGGGRMARAAAAKEQVGVLSPREREVLALVGSGLSNAEIAGRLYLVEGTVKAYVSAVLTRLAVKNRVQAAIVAYEAGLVSD, encoded by the coding sequence GTGACGATCAGGGTTTTGCTTGCTGATGACGAAGCGATGGTTCGGGCGGGTGTGCGCGCCATCCTCGGTTCGGACGAGCTGATCGAGGTCGTCGCCGAGGCCGCCGATGGACAGGAAGCCATCGCGCTCACCCAACGCCACCGGCCCGACGTCGCCGTGCTCGACATCCGGATGCCGAGGATGGACGGGCTCGCGGCCGGCGCCGAGATCAAGCGGACCGTTCCCGAGACAGCCGTCGTCATGCTCACCACCTTCTCCGAGGACGCGTACATCGCGAAGGCGCTCGGCGACGGCGCCAGCGGATTCCTGCTGAAGTCGGGCGATCCCCATGAGCTGATCGCTGGACTGAAGGCAGTCGCCGAAGGCGCGGCGTACCTGTCCCCGAAGATCGCTCACCGGGTGATCGCCGAGCTCGGCGCCGGTACCGGCGGTGGTCGCATGGCACGCGCCGCGGCGGCGAAAGAGCAGGTCGGCGTGCTCAGCCCGCGGGAACGCGAAGTACTGGCCCTGGTCGGCTCCGGGCTCTCCAATGCCGAGATCGCCGGACGGCTGTACCTCGTCGAAGGGACCGTCAAGGCCTACGTCAGCGCCGTGCTCACCCGCCTCGCGGTGAAGAACCGGGTCCAGGCCGCGATCGTTGCCTACGAGGCCGGGCTGGTCTCGGATTGA
- a CDS encoding ATP-binding protein, whose amino-acid sequence MTWTRAGDFGLWAGLSLLVLAESGARNDPLWMRAGCLAVLAVAILLRRSRPVIGLGLVIATEVVILAVSLGTTLGVPIALIPAISLLSYVSGRRETQLRPFVIMSCGQLAALLILGLVVHPDIPVTETVLSWLLILLLGLLVVVLPWLIGRYRAQQALLATAGWDRAERIEREHRMEIAQERLRERSRIAEDMHDSVGHELSLIALRAAALEVDAELPERHRRAATELREAAATATERLGEIIGVLRDGEASVVPAQETVADLVERAAASGLEVKLVQEGNSELSPMVDRAVHRIVQESLTNASKHAPGADVTVIVSHVDDHVDVRVLNDPAPGPPNTHAARRSAAGSTTAEAPGRREARLANNAEPVGRGGVGAGNTTAVGRGEAGLGNTRAGGRRIAGSGNAEVGGRGAAGLMEVGAGGFEAASAAAGRRADAGRGAGGRGLAGLGERVRLVGGSLRAEGRSGGGFEVLARIPRAGGPAEAEVPVGVGAADERATVRRNARRGLITAVAAPVAIGAVVGLVALGYYMVVGYSSILRPADYDAIQVGQPLDEVETRLPDMQMLDAPTDRVQQPKEWSCRFYRPDAPFSTTYAYRLCFQNGLLVAKATVQTGSVQPELPATEGQPSEAQPTTEGTP is encoded by the coding sequence GTGACGTGGACGCGCGCGGGTGACTTCGGGCTATGGGCCGGACTCTCGCTCCTGGTGCTCGCCGAGAGTGGTGCCCGGAACGACCCGCTCTGGATGAGGGCCGGCTGCCTCGCCGTACTGGCCGTCGCCATCCTGCTCCGCCGCTCCCGCCCGGTGATCGGGCTGGGCCTCGTGATCGCCACCGAGGTCGTCATCCTGGCCGTCAGCCTCGGAACGACTCTCGGCGTTCCGATCGCGCTGATCCCGGCGATCTCGTTGCTGAGCTACGTTTCCGGGCGCCGGGAAACGCAGCTGCGGCCGTTCGTGATCATGTCCTGCGGTCAGCTGGCCGCGTTGCTGATCCTCGGCCTGGTCGTGCATCCCGACATCCCGGTGACCGAGACGGTACTGAGCTGGCTGCTGATCCTGTTGCTCGGGCTGCTCGTCGTCGTGCTCCCGTGGTTGATCGGCCGGTACCGCGCGCAGCAGGCGTTGCTCGCCACCGCCGGCTGGGATCGCGCCGAGCGGATCGAGCGCGAACACCGGATGGAGATCGCGCAGGAACGACTCAGAGAGCGCTCCCGGATCGCCGAGGACATGCACGACTCGGTCGGCCACGAACTCAGCCTGATCGCGTTGCGAGCCGCCGCCTTGGAGGTCGACGCGGAACTCCCCGAGCGCCATCGCCGCGCCGCTACCGAGCTTCGCGAGGCAGCAGCCACCGCTACGGAACGGCTCGGCGAGATCATCGGCGTACTCCGTGATGGCGAGGCGTCGGTCGTACCGGCGCAGGAGACTGTGGCCGACCTCGTCGAGCGAGCGGCCGCATCCGGCCTGGAGGTGAAGCTCGTCCAGGAGGGTAACTCCGAGCTGTCCCCGATGGTCGACCGCGCCGTCCACCGGATCGTCCAGGAGTCCCTCACCAACGCGAGCAAACACGCCCCAGGCGCCGACGTCACGGTGATTGTGTCGCACGTCGACGACCACGTCGACGTCCGAGTGCTGAACGACCCTGCCCCCGGCCCGCCGAACACCCATGCCGCCCGACGATCCGCCGCAGGGTCGACGACCGCGGAGGCGCCTGGCCGGCGTGAGGCGAGGCTGGCGAACAACGCGGAGCCGGTTGGTCGGGGTGGGGTGGGGGCGGGGAACACGACGGCGGTTGGTCGGGGTGAGGCGGGTTTGGGCAACACGAGGGCGGGTGGTCGGCGTATCGCGGGGTCGGGCAATGCGGAGGTGGGTGGACGGGGAGCGGCGGGCTTGATGGAGGTCGGGGCGGGCGGCTTCGAGGCGGCCAGCGCGGCCGCCGGTCGGCGGGCAGACGCCGGGCGCGGGGCCGGCGGTCGGGGGTTGGCGGGGTTGGGGGAGCGGGTCCGGTTGGTCGGTGGGTCGTTGCGGGCGGAGGGGCGGAGTGGTGGGGGATTCGAGGTACTGGCTCGGATTCCGCGAGCTGGTGGGCCGGCCGAGGCTGAAGTACCGGTTGGTGTTGGGGCGGCGGATGAGCGGGCGACGGTACGGCGGAATGCCCGGCGTGGGTTGATCACGGCGGTTGCCGCGCCGGTCGCGATCGGGGCCGTCGTCGGATTGGTTGCCCTCGGCTACTACATGGTCGTCGGGTACAGCTCTATCCTGCGGCCGGCCGACTATGACGCGATCCAGGTCGGGCAGCCGCTCGACGAGGTCGAGACCCGATTGCCGGACATGCAGATGCTCGATGCTCCGACCGATCGGGTCCAGCAGCCGAAGGAGTGGAGCTGCCGCTTCTACCGGCCGGACGCGCCGTTCTCGACCACCTACGCCTATCGGCTCTGCTTCCAGAACGGCCTGCTGGTGGCCAAGGCCACCGTCCAGACCGGCTCAGTACAACCAGAGCTCCCCGCCACCGAAGGCCAACCGAGCGAAGCCCAGCCCACCACCGAAGGGACGCCGTGA
- a CDS encoding GntR family transcriptional regulator, which yields MVLLYERISTHVLEEIRSGVLGPGDRVASEMELAAQFEVSRITSKRALEVLREAGLIERIRGKGSFVVKQLPNLEGVTAPLKGALRPARRHHVPGSIALVIPDVSEAYGLELLQSIEERCAEEGANLIVRRTRGRQADEEQAVESLVASGEVDGLIVFPVHGDFYNASLLRQVLDGFPLVLVDRHLSGIPVSAVHTDNVAASRALTERLLDRGHRHIAFVSPPPLNTSSIEDRLEGFRSAFAERASGQYQPHQLTELRSTLPGSFTPESVRSDLELIRAFRNRFPEVTAFVACEYNLARMLDRALKPSDLVISCFDSPGDPIAGPPFLHVRQDQREMGKQAVDLLLAQLRGESVPKLSLVPFHLIDADRN from the coding sequence GTGGTTCTGCTGTACGAGCGGATCAGTACGCATGTGCTCGAGGAGATCCGCAGTGGGGTGCTCGGGCCGGGGGATCGGGTGGCGTCCGAGATGGAGCTGGCGGCGCAGTTCGAGGTCAGCCGGATCACTTCCAAGCGCGCTCTCGAGGTACTACGGGAAGCCGGGCTGATCGAACGCATCCGGGGCAAAGGATCGTTCGTCGTCAAGCAGTTGCCGAACCTGGAGGGTGTGACCGCGCCGCTCAAGGGAGCGCTCCGCCCGGCGCGACGCCACCATGTACCGGGGTCGATCGCCCTCGTCATACCGGATGTGTCGGAGGCGTACGGCCTCGAATTGCTCCAGTCGATCGAGGAGCGCTGCGCCGAAGAAGGCGCAAATTTGATCGTACGACGCACCCGCGGCAGGCAAGCCGATGAGGAGCAGGCCGTGGAGTCCCTGGTCGCATCGGGCGAGGTCGACGGGCTGATCGTTTTCCCGGTACACGGCGACTTCTACAACGCGAGCCTCCTCCGCCAGGTGCTCGACGGGTTTCCGCTCGTACTCGTCGACCGGCATCTGTCGGGCATACCGGTGTCGGCCGTGCATACAGACAACGTCGCCGCGTCGCGTGCCTTGACCGAGCGGCTGCTTGATCGGGGGCATCGGCACATCGCGTTCGTGTCGCCGCCGCCGTTGAACACGTCGAGCATCGAGGACCGGCTGGAGGGCTTCCGGTCGGCGTTCGCGGAGCGGGCATCCGGTCAGTACCAGCCGCATCAGCTGACCGAGTTGCGCAGTACGTTGCCGGGATCGTTCACGCCGGAGAGCGTTCGGTCGGATCTCGAGCTGATCCGGGCGTTCCGGAACCGCTTCCCCGAGGTGACCGCGTTCGTTGCGTGCGAGTACAACCTGGCGAGGATGCTGGATCGCGCGCTGAAACCGAGCGATCTGGTGATCAGCTGCTTCGACTCACCGGGCGATCCGATCGCCGGCCCGCCGTTCCTGCACGTCCGGCAGGACCAGCGCGAGATGGGCAAACAGGCCGTCGACCTGCTGCTGGCCCAACTCCGCGGCGAATCCGTCCCGAAGCTCTCCCTGGTCCCGTTCCACCTGATCGATGCCGACCGCAACTGA
- a CDS encoding SDR family NAD(P)-dependent oxidoreductase, which produces MQIAGEVAVVTGAAVGIGRAIAQRLAGEGAEVMLADIDEDGGREACELIGAAATFVRVDMRDDDAVARLMECRPRILVNNAGGGAVLRPCFPEATVERWSASLDLNLRAPMVATQLAIGPMRDAGGGAVINMSSTAGLGFGAHVSPEYSAAKAALIRFTATLAPLRESHGVRVNCVVPDWVATERGISEYEEMPEAERGLAQVPLATLTDAVVDLIADDSVAGRAIHLLRGAAPYFLS; this is translated from the coding sequence GTGCAGATTGCGGGCGAGGTTGCGGTGGTTACGGGTGCGGCGGTGGGGATCGGGCGGGCGATTGCTCAGCGGTTGGCGGGTGAAGGGGCTGAGGTGATGTTGGCCGATATCGATGAGGATGGCGGGCGGGAGGCCTGCGAGTTGATCGGGGCGGCTGCCACCTTCGTACGGGTTGATATGCGGGATGACGACGCGGTGGCTCGGCTGATGGAGTGCCGGCCGCGGATTCTGGTCAACAACGCGGGTGGTGGGGCTGTACTGCGGCCTTGCTTTCCTGAGGCGACTGTTGAGCGATGGTCCGCGTCGCTCGACCTCAACCTGCGGGCTCCGATGGTCGCGACGCAGCTCGCGATCGGTCCGATGCGCGATGCGGGCGGAGGGGCTGTAATCAACATGAGTTCGACTGCGGGGCTGGGGTTCGGCGCGCATGTCTCGCCCGAGTACAGCGCCGCCAAGGCTGCATTGATTCGGTTCACCGCGACGCTCGCGCCGCTGCGGGAGTCGCATGGCGTCCGGGTCAACTGCGTGGTGCCTGATTGGGTGGCGACCGAGCGTGGCATCTCGGAGTACGAGGAAATGCCGGAGGCCGAACGCGGCCTCGCCCAGGTGCCGCTGGCGACGTTGACCGATGCGGTGGTCGACCTCATCGCCGACGACTCGGTCGCGGGCAGGGCGATCCACCTGCTGCGCGGCGCAGCGCCGTACTTCCTCAGCTGA
- a CDS encoding ArnT family glycosyltransferase: MNRPGVGFAARPVAGIAVTLAAVLTALSGRYGFHRDELYFLVAGDHLAWGYVDQPPLTPLLIHMSSSIFGETPMGIRVFSTLASALTVVVVALISREFNATRRAQILAALCTAVSGFVMGVGHLASTATYDLLAWMTIALLAIKLLRTNNPRWWVALGLATGIALENKYLVVLPLAALLIAVLITGPRSVLRTWWLPAGLAVAALIAAPNLIWQATHDWPQLTVASGISEDDGTENRIMFVPLQILQLSPFLVPIWIAGFLNLWRSPTLRWARPVALAYPILCVVVLALGGKPYYALPLLLVLVAAGAQPTLNWLTTTARRTTLAVGLALTALTSMLFTLPVLPASAVNFVIPVNAEQGEQIGWQELTIATAKAWQQIPEAQRARAVLFAGNYGEAGALAKYGPAHGLPQPASGHMSLADWTQPSDMQDGPVLLVEQERSQSYEANFTECRQVGTVGNGVNADNEEQGAALVLCTGTKLPWSQTWPALRRYY; encoded by the coding sequence ATGAATCGTCCCGGGGTGGGGTTCGCGGCGCGGCCGGTGGCCGGGATCGCGGTGACGCTGGCTGCGGTACTGACTGCTCTGTCGGGCCGCTACGGCTTCCATCGCGACGAGCTGTACTTCCTCGTAGCCGGCGACCACCTCGCCTGGGGGTACGTCGACCAGCCGCCCCTCACGCCGCTGCTGATCCATATGTCCAGCAGTATCTTCGGCGAGACCCCGATGGGCATCCGGGTGTTCTCGACGCTCGCCAGCGCCCTGACCGTCGTGGTGGTCGCGCTGATCTCCCGCGAGTTCAACGCCACCCGCCGAGCCCAGATCCTCGCCGCCCTCTGCACTGCGGTCTCAGGCTTCGTGATGGGCGTAGGCCACCTCGCGTCGACGGCCACCTACGACCTGCTCGCCTGGATGACCATCGCCCTGCTGGCCATCAAGCTCCTCCGCACCAACAACCCCCGCTGGTGGGTAGCCCTCGGCCTGGCAACCGGTATCGCCCTAGAGAACAAGTACCTAGTCGTACTCCCCTTAGCCGCACTCCTGATAGCCGTCCTCATCACAGGCCCCCGGTCCGTACTACGCACCTGGTGGCTCCCAGCCGGCCTAGCCGTAGCCGCCCTGATCGCCGCGCCCAACCTGATCTGGCAAGCAACCCACGACTGGCCCCAACTCACCGTCGCCAGCGGCATCAGCGAGGACGACGGCACCGAGAACCGCATCATGTTCGTCCCCCTCCAGATCCTCCAGCTCTCCCCGTTCCTGGTACCGATCTGGATAGCCGGCTTCCTCAACCTCTGGCGCTCCCCGACTCTGCGCTGGGCCCGCCCGGTCGCACTCGCCTACCCAATCCTCTGCGTCGTAGTACTAGCCCTAGGCGGCAAGCCCTACTACGCCCTCCCCCTACTCCTAGTACTAGTCGCAGCCGGCGCCCAACCCACCCTCAACTGGCTAACCACAACCGCTCGCCGCACCACCCTGGCAGTAGGCCTAGCCCTGACCGCCCTGACCTCGATGCTCTTCACCCTGCCGGTCCTACCCGCTTCAGCCGTCAACTTCGTCATCCCCGTCAATGCCGAGCAAGGCGAACAGATCGGCTGGCAAGAACTGACCATCGCCACCGCCAAAGCCTGGCAACAAATCCCCGAAGCCCAACGGGCCCGAGCCGTTCTCTTCGCCGGCAATTACGGCGAAGCCGGCGCGCTAGCGAAGTACGGACCCGCCCACGGCCTCCCCCAACCCGCCTCCGGCCACATGAGCCTGGCCGACTGGACCCAGCCCTCAGACATGCAAGACGGCCCAGTCCTCCTGGTCGAACAAGAACGCAGCCAGTCCTACGAAGCCAACTTCACCGAATGCCGGCAAGTAGGCACTGTCGGCAACGGCGTCAACGCAGACAACGAAGAACAAGGCGCAGCCCTAGTCCTTTGCACAGGAACCAAACTCCCCTGGTCCCAAACCTGGCCCGCCTTGCGTAGGTACTACTGA
- a CDS encoding CGNR zinc finger domain-containing protein: protein MTFSHDTEHALGTLVRLVNTLPGPSSQVDMMDTLEDLEKFVHEREFSAVGNLTETDLQDVRELRPLFAPVFTTASDAEAAAMINAIVASGTTTPRLTNHDGHPWHIHYSRDGSSLTCRITVECGIALAQVISAGERERLRRCEAPDCDDALIDLSRNRSKRYCDARTCGNRLHVAAYRERRKTAGE from the coding sequence GTGACTTTCTCGCACGACACCGAGCACGCGCTCGGCACGCTGGTCCGGCTGGTCAACACGCTGCCCGGGCCGAGTAGCCAGGTCGACATGATGGACACGCTCGAGGACCTGGAGAAGTTCGTCCACGAACGCGAGTTCAGCGCGGTGGGCAATCTGACCGAGACCGACCTGCAGGACGTCCGGGAGCTGCGGCCGTTGTTCGCGCCGGTGTTCACGACGGCGTCGGACGCCGAGGCCGCGGCGATGATCAACGCGATCGTCGCCAGCGGTACGACGACGCCCCGGCTGACCAACCACGACGGTCACCCGTGGCACATCCACTACTCGCGCGACGGTTCGTCGCTGACCTGCCGGATCACGGTGGAGTGCGGGATCGCGCTCGCCCAGGTGATCTCGGCAGGTGAGCGCGAGCGGTTGCGGCGCTGCGAGGCGCCGGACTGCGACGACGCGCTGATCGACCTGTCGCGGAACCGCTCCAAGCGCTACTGCGACGCCCGTACCTGCGGCAACCGGCTGCATGTCGCGGCCTACCGCGAACGCCGCAAGACGGCCGGCGAGTAG